One Setaria viridis chromosome 7, Setaria_viridis_v4.0, whole genome shotgun sequence genomic region harbors:
- the LOC117864130 gene encoding probable aldo-keto reductase 2 isoform X2, translating to MAAAPVATVPRMKLGSQGLEVSAQGLGCMGMTAYYGPPKPETDMIALIRHAVAAGVTLLDTADSYGPHSNEILLGKALQGGLREKVDLATKFGVSFGDGDREPDFRGDPAYVRAACEGSLRRLGVGCIDLYYQHRIDTRVPIEVTIGELKKLVEEGKIKYIGLSEASASTIRRAHAVHPITAVELEWSLWTRDVEEDIIPTCRELGIGIVAYSPLGRGFFSSGAKLMDSLSEQDIRKKFVLFQNWPRFQPDNLDKNKQIFERVSEMAKRKGCTPSQLALAWVHHQGSDVCPIPGTTKIENFNQNVGALSVKLTPEEMSELESYASADNVQGDRDPQAAYTWKNSETPPLSSWKAE from the exons ATGGCAGCTGCTCCGGTCGCCACGGTGCCGCGCATGAAGCTGGGCTCGCAGGGCCTGGAGGTCTCGGCGCAGGGCCTGGGCTGCATGGGCATGACAGCCTACTACGGCCCGCCCAAGCCCGAGACGGACATGATCGCGCTCAtccgccacgccgtcgccgcgggcGTCACCCTCCTCGACACCGCCGACAGCTACGGCCCGCACAGCAACGAGATCCTCCTCGGCAAGGCGCTGCAGGGAGGCTTGAGGGAGAAGGTGGACCTGGCCACCAAGTTCGGCGTCTCgttcggcgacggcgaccgcgaGCCCGACTTCCGCGGCGACCCGGCGTACGTGCGGGCGGCGTGCGAGGGCAGCCTCCGGCGGCTCGGCGTCGGCTGCATCGACCTCTACTACCAGCACCGCATCGACACCAGGGTGCCCATCGAAGTCACG ATTGGTGAACTGAAGAAGCTAGTTGAGGAAGGGAAGATTAAATACATCGGGTTATCTGAAGCATCCGCATCGACAATTAGAAGAGCTCATGCGGTCCATCCGATCACCGCGGTTGAGCTGGAGTGGTCATTGTGGACTCGAGATGTAGAAGAGGATATAATTCCTACCTGCAG AGAGCTGGGAATCGGAATCGTCGCTTACAGTCCACTGGGCAGAGGATTCTTCTCCAGTGGGGCAAAACTCATGGACTCCCTATCAGAGCAGGACATTCGCAAG AAGTTTGTACTCTTCCAGAATTGGCCTAGATTTCAGCCAGACAATCTCGACAAGAACAAGCAGATATTCGAGCGTGTCAGTGAAatggcaaaaagaaaaggatgcacGCCGTCACAGCTTGCATTGGCTTGGGTTCACCATCAGGGAAGTGATGTCTGCCCCATACCTGGTACAACGAAAATAGAGAACTTCAATCAGAATGTGGGGGCACTATCTGTAAAGCTCACACCAGAGGAGATGTCCGAACTTGAATCCTACGCTTCTGCAGATAATGTCCAAGGTGACCGTGATCCTCAAGCTGCTTACACATGGAAGAATTCCGAGACCCCTCCGTTGTCATCTTGGAAAGCCGAGTAA
- the LOC117864130 gene encoding probable aldo-keto reductase 2 isoform X1, which translates to MAAAPVATVPRMKLGSQGLEVSAQGLGCMGMTAYYGPPKPETDMIALIRHAVAAGVTLLDTADSYGPHSNEILLGKALQGGLREKVDLATKFGVSFGDGDREPDFRGDPAYVRAACEGSLRRLGVGCIDLYYQHRIDTRVPIEVTIGELKKLVEEGKIKYIGLSEASASTIRRAHAVHPITAVELEWSLWTRDVEEDIIPTCRELGIGIVAYSPLGRGFFSSGAKLMDSLSEQDIRKNWPRFQPDNLDKNKQIFERVSEMAKRKGCTPSQLALAWVHHQGSDVCPIPGTTKIENFNQNVGALSVKLTPEEMSELESYASADNVQGDRDPQAAYTWKNSETPPLSSWKAE; encoded by the exons ATGGCAGCTGCTCCGGTCGCCACGGTGCCGCGCATGAAGCTGGGCTCGCAGGGCCTGGAGGTCTCGGCGCAGGGCCTGGGCTGCATGGGCATGACAGCCTACTACGGCCCGCCCAAGCCCGAGACGGACATGATCGCGCTCAtccgccacgccgtcgccgcgggcGTCACCCTCCTCGACACCGCCGACAGCTACGGCCCGCACAGCAACGAGATCCTCCTCGGCAAGGCGCTGCAGGGAGGCTTGAGGGAGAAGGTGGACCTGGCCACCAAGTTCGGCGTCTCgttcggcgacggcgaccgcgaGCCCGACTTCCGCGGCGACCCGGCGTACGTGCGGGCGGCGTGCGAGGGCAGCCTCCGGCGGCTCGGCGTCGGCTGCATCGACCTCTACTACCAGCACCGCATCGACACCAGGGTGCCCATCGAAGTCACG ATTGGTGAACTGAAGAAGCTAGTTGAGGAAGGGAAGATTAAATACATCGGGTTATCTGAAGCATCCGCATCGACAATTAGAAGAGCTCATGCGGTCCATCCGATCACCGCGGTTGAGCTGGAGTGGTCATTGTGGACTCGAGATGTAGAAGAGGATATAATTCCTACCTGCAG AGAGCTGGGAATCGGAATCGTCGCTTACAGTCCACTGGGCAGAGGATTCTTCTCCAGTGGGGCAAAACTCATGGACTCCCTATCAGAGCAGGACATTCGCAAG AATTGGCCTAGATTTCAGCCAGACAATCTCGACAAGAACAAGCAGATATTCGAGCGTGTCAGTGAAatggcaaaaagaaaaggatgcacGCCGTCACAGCTTGCATTGGCTTGGGTTCACCATCAGGGAAGTGATGTCTGCCCCATACCTGGTACAACGAAAATAGAGAACTTCAATCAGAATGTGGGGGCACTATCTGTAAAGCTCACACCAGAGGAGATGTCCGAACTTGAATCCTACGCTTCTGCAGATAATGTCCAAGGTGACCGTGATCCTCAAGCTGCTTACACATGGAAGAATTCCGAGACCCCTCCGTTGTCATCTTGGAAAGCCGAGTAA